The Legionella cincinnatiensis genome includes a region encoding these proteins:
- a CDS encoding DUF917 domain-containing protein: MKLKNMITITTNQQIEDFTRGCCFFATGGGGDPLFGQKMLREALDAGKQICIIDAKELPDEAWTICPYLMGPAPGPESKEVIQARKNYGLTQELVSNMPAAATQLLLAHEKIKLNAVIPLELGAAATSSAVATAAWLGVPTIDGDYAGRALPEVAQILPAIHHVNLLPIASCDAYGNQVIIKKTTGLQMTERLGKIMATASLGLVGQAALLKQLKQIKSFMLFNTLSKALSVGSALREAREGKNHSLQSVINLTQAKTLFIGKVTKRKAAVQDGYYIGHVNIDGIDRFKGDKFKIWVKNESILSWLNDEPYIACPDLITMVDLSTFEPAIIGKLNEGSDVIVFGIPASESFRSPEALELLGPKHFGFDFKAKTLSEI, from the coding sequence GTGAAACTAAAAAATATGATCACAATTACTACGAATCAACAAATTGAAGACTTCACACGTGGATGTTGTTTTTTTGCGACAGGCGGTGGAGGAGACCCTCTCTTTGGGCAAAAAATGTTACGTGAAGCCTTAGATGCCGGCAAACAAATTTGTATTATTGATGCAAAAGAATTACCTGATGAGGCCTGGACAATATGCCCTTACTTAATGGGGCCAGCTCCAGGACCTGAATCAAAAGAAGTGATACAAGCAAGAAAAAACTATGGCCTAACACAAGAACTTGTATCAAATATGCCTGCAGCTGCCACACAACTTCTGCTTGCACACGAAAAAATTAAACTCAATGCTGTTATTCCTCTTGAATTAGGTGCAGCAGCTACTTCCAGTGCAGTTGCTACTGCTGCTTGGCTTGGTGTACCTACAATTGATGGAGATTATGCAGGTAGGGCATTACCTGAAGTTGCACAAATATTACCTGCTATTCACCATGTTAATTTATTGCCTATCGCAAGTTGTGACGCTTATGGTAATCAAGTGATTATCAAAAAAACAACTGGCCTCCAAATGACGGAAAGGTTAGGTAAAATTATGGCAACCGCATCATTAGGTTTGGTGGGGCAGGCGGCTTTATTGAAGCAACTGAAGCAAATAAAATCGTTCATGTTATTTAATACGTTGTCAAAAGCGTTATCGGTTGGTTCCGCTTTGAGGGAAGCGAGAGAGGGAAAGAACCACTCTCTGCAATCGGTCATTAACTTAACTCAAGCTAAAACTTTATTTATTGGTAAAGTGACAAAACGTAAGGCAGCGGTTCAAGATGGGTATTACATAGGCCATGTTAATATCGATGGTATTGATCGTTTCAAAGGTGATAAATTCAAAATATGGGTTAAAAATGAGAGTATTTTATCTTGGTTAAATGATGAACCTTATATTGCATGCCCTGATTTAATCACAATGGTTGATCTATCCACATTTGAACCAGCCATTATCGGTAAACTAAATGAAGGATCTGATGTGATAGTCTTTGGTATACCAGCCTCAGAGAGCTTCCGAAGCCCAGAGGCTCTAGAATTACTTGGACCAAAACATTTTGGTTTCGATTTTAAAGCCAAAACACTATCTGAAATATGA
- a CDS encoding sensor histidine kinase: protein MKFNVYIKILTAFFVLFLIFVLAFFKYLKSVEAEIVINAGKTMSQGLLISLENELINNSKSNWDTIIKNGTDNVVHLIAIDNLKLTPTQNNHLNKGEIIFLSGATYQFLNLVIVQHTAYKKIGNTPYALVYYFSDPGQVIFHYMSPALKQIVEHLLLKPKNTWDKEISKLEKVYGLPLHVYKTKSKHLPRTIINSLSTKQLIFETNQNSSQIAILYYGFSGGILKIGPLSYLPITARISDVMYYFIVAFFFLSLCLITFLSLLFVRNMKKVYQITKNFSQGNFDFHQKIGPTSVLHELYINIIRMGKRLKELIESHKQMCRFVAHEIRTPLSTIQMATDSIKRKNAEDVLLNKQVNSIQEDIADMNRIVSTFLIYSKMHSSELKLKQSETDIIVWLRKLLEPYSASTFEITFHTNELNSLRAYIDENIFKHAVTNLITNAMKFAVHHISLTISLDDSYILIHVDDDGPGLPKDGVDDIFSEYTIAEDVEIGEKHIGLGLAIVKKVVNLHAGKIIATQSPILKGARFTIALPRHSYNAVDEHLC, encoded by the coding sequence ATGAAATTTAATGTATATATTAAAATTTTGACTGCGTTCTTTGTACTTTTTTTAATTTTTGTTTTGGCATTTTTTAAATATTTAAAGTCGGTTGAGGCAGAGATAGTTATTAATGCAGGGAAAACGATGTCACAAGGACTTTTAATTAGTTTAGAAAACGAATTAATTAATAACTCGAAATCAAATTGGGATACAATAATAAAGAACGGGACCGATAATGTTGTTCATCTTATAGCAATCGACAATCTAAAACTTACCCCCACACAGAATAACCACTTAAACAAGGGTGAGATAATTTTCTTATCAGGTGCAACCTATCAATTTCTCAACTTGGTCATTGTACAACATACTGCGTATAAAAAAATTGGGAATACCCCATACGCATTAGTTTATTATTTTTCAGATCCCGGCCAAGTTATTTTTCATTATATGAGTCCTGCTTTAAAACAAATCGTTGAACATTTATTATTAAAACCCAAAAATACGTGGGATAAAGAAATATCAAAGCTAGAAAAAGTATATGGCCTCCCACTTCATGTTTATAAAACCAAGAGTAAACACTTGCCAAGGACTATAATTAATTCTTTATCAACAAAACAGCTAATATTTGAAACAAACCAAAACTCGTCACAAATTGCTATTCTCTATTATGGTTTTAGTGGTGGAATACTCAAAATTGGCCCACTCAGCTATCTACCAATTACAGCAAGAATCAGTGATGTAATGTATTATTTTATAGTGGCTTTCTTTTTCTTATCCCTTTGTCTTATTACATTTCTCTCACTGCTTTTTGTGAGAAATATGAAGAAGGTATATCAAATCACTAAAAATTTTAGTCAAGGAAACTTTGACTTTCATCAAAAAATAGGCCCAACCTCTGTTTTGCATGAGCTTTATATAAATATCATTCGCATGGGTAAGCGCCTAAAAGAGCTGATTGAATCACATAAACAAATGTGCCGATTTGTCGCACATGAAATCAGAACTCCATTGTCAACCATACAAATGGCGACGGATAGTATTAAAAGAAAAAACGCAGAAGATGTATTACTCAATAAACAAGTGAATAGCATTCAAGAAGATATTGCAGACATGAATCGCATCGTCAGCACTTTTTTGATTTACTCAAAAATGCATTCAAGCGAGTTAAAATTAAAACAATCAGAGACCGATATAATAGTATGGTTAAGAAAGTTATTAGAGCCTTATTCTGCATCGACATTTGAAATCACATTTCATACTAATGAGTTAAATTCTTTGAGAGCATACATAGATGAAAATATTTTCAAACATGCGGTTACTAATTTGATTACAAATGCTATGAAATTTGCAGTGCATCATATTTCTTTAACCATTTCTCTGGATGATAGTTATATTTTAATTCACGTAGATGATGATGGCCCAGGTTTGCCAAAGGATGGTGTGGATGACATTTTTTCTGAATATACGATTGCCGAAGACGTTGAAATTGGAGAAAAACATATTGGGTTAGGATTAGCTATTGTTAAGAAAGTTGTTAATCTCCATGCAGGAAAGATCATAGCTACACAATCACCGATATTAAAAGGCGCTAGATTCACAATTGCACTTCCACGGCATTCTTATAATGCAGTCGATGAACACTTATGTTAA
- a CDS encoding ankyrin repeat domain-containing protein, whose amino-acid sequence MEIKSELLQTRYRERIDHHSVELLEVFSKTLSEKEFTVRIKKVIPYMQQIKEYSIPKSTLKKFHQALKRDYQHYLYFSNLLQNKKVNIVHTTYDANFKKIRLHGIGDSTQPECEIYNERVLIHPPLMRTSSLMIPRRCFKLGNVDEGLMSSQTELLYHIANSRTNAALHYIEEGDYINDYSMEFGYTPILLALCKGWNHVDSKKHSLAQKPIIEALLAKKVLEVNCIHLRNGMTPLHIACLRGDCFELIKALLKRGADCDALDYKGRKPVDMLHLSDEEMQEIIGELSGTSDSSFQVFKQYDYLSKQAKRATVPTVQERKQCILNIRYLLAKSAVQKIDPDFA is encoded by the coding sequence ATGGAAATTAAGAGCGAGTTACTTCAGACTAGATACCGCGAGAGAATAGACCACCATTCTGTTGAATTGTTAGAAGTATTTTCTAAAACACTTAGCGAAAAGGAGTTTACTGTCCGCATAAAAAAAGTAATTCCTTATATGCAACAGATTAAGGAATATTCAATACCAAAATCTACTTTGAAGAAGTTCCATCAAGCGCTTAAAAGAGACTATCAGCATTATTTATATTTTAGTAACTTACTCCAAAATAAAAAGGTAAATATTGTCCATACAACTTATGATGCAAATTTCAAGAAAATAAGACTCCACGGGATTGGGGATAGCACTCAACCAGAATGTGAGATTTATAATGAACGTGTACTCATACATCCACCATTGATGCGTACTTCTTCCTTAATGATACCCAGGCGTTGTTTTAAACTCGGCAACGTGGATGAAGGTCTTATGAGTTCGCAAACCGAGCTTTTATATCATATAGCAAACTCACGAACTAATGCCGCACTCCACTATATAGAAGAGGGTGATTATATTAACGATTACAGTATGGAGTTTGGTTATACCCCCATTTTGCTTGCCTTGTGTAAAGGATGGAATCACGTGGACTCTAAAAAGCACTCCTTAGCTCAAAAGCCAATTATTGAAGCGTTACTTGCCAAAAAAGTGCTTGAAGTCAATTGCATTCATTTAAGAAACGGCATGACTCCATTGCATATAGCTTGCTTAAGAGGCGATTGTTTCGAATTGATTAAGGCATTACTAAAGCGTGGCGCTGATTGTGATGCACTGGATTATAAAGGAAGAAAACCAGTGGATATGCTTCATCTGAGTGATGAAGAAATGCAAGAGATTATAGGTGAGCTTTCTGGAACATCCGATAGTTCTTTCCAGGTCTTTAAACAATATGACTATCTTTCTAAACAAGCAAAAAGGGCTACAGTACCTACCGTGCAAGAACGTAAACAATGCATTTTAAACATCCGATATTTATTAGCTAAATCTGCTGTCCAAAAGATTGATCCAGATTTTGCTTGA
- a CDS encoding hemolysin family protein, with product MINFLLVVLAFILVLLNAFFVAAEFGMVKLRVTRVKAIKNMYGLRGKILFHVHKHLDAYLSACQLGITFASLGLGWIGEPAFAHLLEPLLFFIGVNSPQLTTIIAFFISFSFISFLHIVVGELMPKSLAIRQSERVSLWTALPLYGFYWLMFPAIWTLNSCSNFLLKIFHLDAVHQGEHSYSTEEIKLLLNASHRHGELTEEEVEIIEHTFDLADLKVTEVMRFTEEMVMLPINKPIAQIMDIIMEHRYSRYPVYDPDKKDVIGIVHVKDIFPVLYQQGEIKELRTLLRPMLKVSRRLPALDLLRKFREGMPHFALVYSGRKTILGFVTLDNLLQVLIGRIKDEFHRTKVDWVLNDDGSISASGNCSIYSLEQAIDRDIDVDNNIDILNGLFFYRLGYVPKEGEHIDFPEFNAEIESAIASKIVKVKIYPKKLPDEHY from the coding sequence GTGATTAATTTTTTACTAGTCGTTTTAGCTTTTATTTTGGTCTTACTAAATGCCTTTTTTGTGGCTGCTGAGTTCGGAATGGTAAAACTTCGAGTTACTCGAGTAAAAGCAATCAAAAATATGTATGGTTTACGAGGGAAGATTTTATTTCATGTGCATAAACATCTGGATGCGTATTTATCTGCTTGCCAACTAGGTATAACCTTCGCATCCCTGGGATTAGGTTGGATAGGAGAACCTGCTTTTGCCCATCTTTTAGAGCCACTCCTGTTTTTTATTGGAGTTAACTCCCCTCAATTAACAACTATAATTGCCTTTTTTATATCATTTTCGTTTATTTCTTTTCTTCATATTGTCGTTGGGGAGTTAATGCCCAAATCGCTAGCTATCCGACAATCGGAACGAGTATCTTTATGGACCGCTCTCCCTCTATATGGATTTTATTGGCTCATGTTTCCTGCAATTTGGACTCTCAATAGTTGTTCAAATTTTTTACTAAAAATTTTTCATCTCGATGCAGTGCATCAAGGGGAACACTCTTACTCTACAGAAGAAATCAAGTTACTCTTAAATGCAAGTCATCGGCATGGTGAACTTACTGAAGAAGAAGTTGAAATTATTGAACATACCTTTGATTTAGCAGATCTTAAGGTTACCGAAGTCATGCGATTTACTGAAGAAATGGTCATGCTCCCTATAAATAAACCTATTGCGCAAATCATGGATATAATCATGGAACACCGCTATAGCCGTTACCCTGTATATGATCCTGATAAAAAAGATGTTATTGGGATTGTCCATGTAAAAGATATTTTTCCTGTACTCTATCAACAAGGTGAGATAAAAGAATTACGTACACTACTTAGACCTATGCTAAAAGTTTCACGTCGGCTTCCTGCATTGGATTTATTACGCAAATTTCGCGAAGGGATGCCTCATTTTGCTCTTGTTTACAGTGGTCGAAAAACGATTTTAGGATTTGTTACACTCGATAATTTACTTCAAGTACTTATTGGTCGAATTAAAGATGAGTTTCATCGCACTAAAGTTGATTGGGTATTAAACGATGATGGAAGTATATCTGCATCAGGAAATTGTTCTATATACTCTTTGGAACAAGCCATCGATCGTGATATTGATGTGGATAACAACATTGACATTTTGAATGGTTTGTTTTTTTATCGACTAGGCTATGTACCTAAAGAAGGAGAACACATTGATTTTCCAGAATTCAATGCGGAAATAGAGAGCGCAATTGCTTCAAAAATTGTTAAAGTAAAAATTTACCCGAAGAAATTGCCCGATGAACACTATTGA
- a CDS encoding exopolysaccharide biosynthesis protein produces MNKNATRSSDALLTIVNHNDLKGELTFQRILQALGERAFGIVLLFFALPSALPFSTIPGVSVVFSVPILLFACQMVFARKTLWLPKIIAEHTIHQKNISKIIHATVPYLIKIEYFLKPRWSFMTCRFMEIINGTIIFCLAILLMLPIPLSNFIFAALLITFSLGLIEKDGVFVVLAYVGVFFYISFIYVFIVAIIKHFFH; encoded by the coding sequence ATGAATAAAAACGCTACACGTTCCTCTGATGCTCTTTTAACGATTGTTAATCATAATGATTTAAAAGGCGAATTAACATTTCAACGCATTTTACAAGCACTTGGGGAAAGGGCATTCGGCATTGTTTTGTTATTTTTTGCTTTACCAAGCGCATTACCTTTTTCTACCATTCCGGGCGTTTCGGTGGTTTTTAGTGTGCCTATATTACTATTTGCTTGCCAAATGGTATTTGCCAGAAAAACACTATGGTTACCAAAAATTATTGCAGAACATACGATTCACCAAAAAAATATTTCCAAAATTATTCATGCAACAGTACCCTATTTGATTAAAATTGAATATTTCTTAAAACCTCGATGGTCATTTATGACTTGTCGTTTTATGGAAATAATAAATGGAACTATTATTTTCTGTTTAGCGATACTTTTGATGCTGCCTATTCCTTTAAGTAATTTTATTTTTGCAGCATTACTGATTACTTTTAGTTTAGGTTTGATAGAAAAAGATGGGGTATTTGTTGTTTTAGCGTATGTTGGTGTCTTTTTTTATATCAGTTTTATTTATGTATTTATTGTGGCAATCATTAAGCATTTTTTTCATTAG
- a CDS encoding SDR family NAD(P)-dependent oxidoreductase produces MNFKKKKVIVTGANRSIGQRIAIAFAEQGADVVISYHSDASGAEQTIQSIKKIGGNAQAFYADFSDINQVPIFAEQAINYLESVDILVNNAGISSRETIFELLPEKMQQVFQINCISPLYLTQLCAQNMIGGKNKGCIINISSISGTITMPKGIGYGASKAALNKWTKHAALDLAKYGIRVNTIAPGVIEAGMNEDTATSNPELWNYLLSNIPLQRPGTPNDIAHMALFLASEKASWITGKVFEVDGGHVL; encoded by the coding sequence ATGAATTTTAAAAAGAAAAAAGTTATTGTTACGGGAGCAAACCGCAGCATAGGTCAAAGAATAGCTATAGCTTTTGCTGAACAAGGAGCAGATGTAGTCATTAGTTATCATAGTGACGCTTCAGGCGCTGAGCAAACCATTCAATCTATCAAAAAAATAGGAGGAAATGCTCAAGCATTTTATGCGGATTTTTCGGATATAAATCAAGTTCCAATTTTTGCTGAACAAGCAATTAATTATTTAGAATCTGTAGACATATTAGTGAATAATGCCGGCATATCCTCTCGTGAAACAATATTTGAACTACTTCCAGAAAAAATGCAACAAGTTTTCCAGATCAATTGTATTTCTCCACTCTATTTAACCCAACTTTGCGCTCAGAACATGATAGGTGGGAAAAATAAAGGTTGTATTATAAATATTTCATCAATCAGTGGAACTATAACCATGCCCAAAGGTATTGGCTATGGCGCTTCAAAAGCAGCATTAAATAAATGGACGAAACATGCGGCTCTGGATCTAGCAAAATATGGGATACGGGTAAATACTATTGCGCCTGGTGTTATTGAGGCAGGAATGAATGAAGACACAGCTACTAGCAATCCAGAGTTATGGAACTATCTTCTAAGCAATATTCCCTTACAAAGACCTGGAACACCAAATGACATTGCTCATATGGCTTTATTTCTTGCTTCCGAAAAAGCAAGTTGGATTACAGGTAAAGTTTTTGAGGTTGATGGAGGCCATGTTCTTTAG
- a CDS encoding transporter substrate-binding domain-containing protein, whose protein sequence is MRFISYVLFIFLSISTVHAEIKIGTIHYYPPFIINKYQGFDIELMNYLCKKIKTKCSFVQMKDTELFKALENRKVNLVVAGIMIPPHSKGNFIFSLPYLSVRAVFIVPNQSSLQQEEDLHGKKVGAANDLNGEVFVDYLQTNFHNQLQVKKYDSADALINDLENGSLSAAFVREFYANYWQNNGLANIRVLGQPRAVGNGMAIVALPEERPLIDKINKELQTIENNGDYLKLYKTYFGDKY, encoded by the coding sequence ATGCGTTTTATTTCGTATGTTTTATTCATTTTCCTGAGTATTTCAACCGTTCATGCTGAAATCAAAATTGGAACTATTCATTATTATCCTCCCTTTATTATTAATAAATACCAGGGATTCGATATTGAATTAATGAATTACCTTTGCAAAAAAATAAAAACCAAATGCTCATTTGTGCAAATGAAGGACACAGAATTATTTAAAGCTTTAGAAAATCGAAAGGTTAATCTTGTAGTAGCAGGTATAATGATCCCTCCTCATAGTAAGGGAAACTTTATATTTAGCTTACCCTATTTGTCTGTGCGCGCTGTTTTTATTGTACCCAATCAAAGTAGTCTGCAACAGGAAGAAGATCTCCATGGAAAGAAAGTGGGAGCCGCAAATGATCTCAATGGAGAAGTTTTTGTTGATTATTTACAAACCAATTTTCATAATCAATTACAAGTTAAAAAATACGACTCTGCTGATGCTTTGATTAATGACTTAGAGAATGGTTCTTTATCTGCTGCCTTTGTTCGTGAATTCTACGCAAATTATTGGCAAAATAATGGTCTAGCCAACATTAGGGTACTAGGTCAGCCCCGGGCGGTTGGAAACGGAATGGCTATTGTAGCTTTACCTGAAGAACGGCCATTAATTGATAAGATCAACAAAGAACTGCAAACCATTGAAAATAATGGCGACTATCTAAAATTATATAAAACCTATTTTGGTGATAAATATTAG